TTCAGCTGTGCATCGAACCAGGTTTTTATTTCAATCAAATTTCACACACTAAAACCACTATATCATCGGTCATGTTATGTATTAAACATACAATTGTAATTTGTTGGCAGGTTGCTCAAGTTTTATTGACACTACCTTATTCATTTTCACAAATGGGAATGGCATCAGGTGTAGTTCTACAGATCCTCTATGGTTTTATGGGAAGTTGGACAGCTTATCTCATCAGTGTTCTCTACGTTGAGTACAGAAGtcgaaaagagaaacaaaatgttaACTTCAACAACCATGTCATTCAGGTTCACACTCACAAAACTCTTATATTCAATCTCCACCGTTAGATTTCTTTAATCCGCGATTGTTATATCTCGTTAAAGCATTAATCGCAGTGGTTCGAAGTGTTAGATGGTTTGCTTGGTCCATATTGGAAAGCAATTGGATTAACATTCAACTGTacatttcttctctttggttctGTTATCCAACTCATCGCTTGTGCAAGGTTGGTTTAagatctcaatttttttttcgatATTAATTGAATATAACAccatatttttgatttttgatttttgatttttaatcgtATGGGTAACAATAATGGACAGTAACATATATTACATAAACGACAAGCTAGACAAGAGGACATGGACTTACATATTCGGAGCATGTTGTGCAACCACAGTGTTCATACCCTCGTTTCACAACTATAGGATATGGTCCTTTCTTGGTCTTGGAATGACCACTTACACCGCTTGGTACCTCACCATCGCGGCTATTGTACACGGACAGGTCGAAGGAGTGACTCATTCCGGTCCAACTAAGTTGGTTCTGTATTTCACTGGAGCCACGAATATATTGTACACTTTTGGTGGCCATGCTGTTACGGTGTGAGTTTTCCTATAAACCTTCATTGTGTATGTTCGCATTTGTTTCACGTTTGACATACAAATCATTCGAATTCACAGAGAGATAATGCATGCAATGTGGAGGCCAAGAAAGTTTAAGTACATATATCTATTGGCTACACTTTATGTCTTCACCTTAACCATTCCATCGGCTATTTCTGTCTACTGGGCCTTTGGAGATCAGCTTCTCACACATGCTAATGCTTTCTCCCTCCTTCCTAACTCACCGTGGCGTGATGCTGCAGTTATCCTCATGCTCATTCACCAGGTTAGTTtcacacatttgtttttttttggggttacgTTCAATTCAAAATAAGAGGTCTAAACCAGGATTTACCAAAaaaccggtttggtttgatttttttggtgtgatAGTCTCTCTAATGCATGCAGTTTATAACATTCGGGTTCGCGTGCACGCCGCTATATTTCGTGTGGGAGAAAGTGATCGGAATGCACGAGACAAATAGTATTTTGCTACGAGCGGTCACAAGATTGCCTGTGGTGATACCGATTTGGTTTTTAGCCATAATCTTCCCTTTCTTTGGTCCCATTAACTCAGCCGTTGGTGCACTTCTAGTCACGTTCACCGTCTACATTATCCCATCACTCGCTCACATCCTCACCTACCGCTCTGCTTATTCCCGACTGAACGCTGCGGAGAAGCCACCGGCAGTGATAGGCGGTTGGAGAGGTGCGTATGTGGTGAACGTTGTGGTGGTCGTTTGGGTGTTGGTGGTTGGTTTTGGGTTAGGAGGATGGGCGAGTATGACTAATTTCATTAAACAAGTTGATACTTTTGGCCTCTTTGCTAAATGTTATCAGTGTCCTCCTCCACGGCCGCATCACTGACATTTGCTCCGCCCCATTGGACAAGGGAGCGTTTCTGAATAAATGtactctttcctttttttagtgttttatgcACAATGAACTTAAAATTTTCAACTTgagatatatttaaaaattctcTACACTCCCAGTTGAATATATAGTTgcaatttatttgttttataatgttttcGAACCATGGGTAAACAACATATAGAATCTTGATACCAGGcacaaatttcaaattatatttagtttcttttgatCTGTACGGATAACGAGTTATATTTGATCTATTCGAAACTGGAACAAGTAGGAAAAACtatctattaaaaataaaatcacacCCCTTCATCTAAACCtttccacacacacacaaacaaacatcaatGTACTTCTATTTGATAATGTCAATTTCTCTTTaatctcaaaattatttatttaatctcaATTTCTATGCCAAACCTtataatacaatcttaatttCTTTTACAGTTGCAAGAAACTTTAGgtgaaaataaaaaccattaactaattataattaGTAGTGCCATGTTAATTTAAATTCTTGTAACATTATATGATTTAATACACTTCAGTCCTATATCCATAAAAtgagaattttgagaaatacCCTTTTtacaatacattttttttttcaaaaatgttagtttattttcaattattcctttttcaaaaatgttcATTCTTTACAAAACCTTTTAGAATATTCTAAGACATCTAGAAAACTTAAAAcctatataaaactttataaaagagATATAATTGCAAATAGGCAATATATGTGGACATTTTTGAAATTAGGTGTattaaaaaggatatttttgaaattcaaaaaaatggAGGCTTGATGGAGAACTATAAATAGGGTCATTACAAAGCATAGATGGAAAATTATCGTCAATTTCGCTTAATAAAAGAACTTTCTCTTCTGGTCCGTAGAACATTTTCTACCTGAAATAATGATCTGGAAATTtgctcaatatatatatatatatatatttaattgttttaatttatttttgctaatgtatatagtatttgatttgtttaaatgTCTAAGTAAGAAGAATATGTGTCATGAgggtttattaaatttattcGCAAAACCTGACCGGTATAGTGGTAGTGTAGTAACCAATAAGAAAATGGTTGACTtgaatgagaaaacaaataatactagttttattataattttgtccactattttttttaattactaattttgattattttccgCTTTAGAAactcgtgaagaagaagaagaagaagaagaagcatcttGGGACTTGGGACTTGGGACACGAAGAGGCGATTGGCGGCTTTTTCTTAAGAAACCTACCACCGTCGCACGCCGATTGTATCTTCTCCGCCCGTAAGCTCTCTCTTTCCCTATCAAAATCTGAACGAAACAACTCATCACATTGTCATTGTCTGCTGCGTCATGAAGCTGGTGTTTGTGGGTTTTGTTGTGATTCTCTTTAGGTTTGAAatttttaggacattttttatttatttatatctagTGAGTGTTACTGTTTTGGAATTTTGGGGAAAGAGctgaactttttgttttgtttcttagttTGTTCGTCGACAGTTGATTTTGTTGCATAGGTTTGTAATAAACAGACcactgtttggtttgatttcaaCCCAAAGACTAATACTTTTGTCCTCCAATGTCTCAAGAAGCTACAGAGGGATACAAATGGCtcccagaggaagaagaaaggtataagctttacttttttaaaaaaaaaaaatttaaaatgcaGGGTAGCTAGTAAAAGGATTATGACCTGTTGGATCATATAGTTTTTAGAAAGTTTAGTGGAAAAGTAAGAGAAAAGCGTAGGCATAAACATTAGGGTAGAAGGACGACTATGGAGATAAATGAGAAAATTAGTGTGTTATGTCACTACACTCTAATGATTCTCAGAACAGTGAGGTGGTGgtttgtttcgtttgttcaaATGATTCTCAAGGAGAAATAGCAAATCAGTCTGATGggtgttgttcttgtttgtttccttctATGATTGTCTCTCTTTTCTATGGTTTCAAATTGCTACTTCTCTTTCCCCTTCTTGCAGAAGGCTGGATTGATGCGAGAGGATGCAGCACGAGACCGCATGAGAGATCTTGGGTTTCAGGAGCGTGTCATCACTCAGAGTATTAAGGAATTGCTAGAGGTTTGTTCGTTAGTTTCAggatctcctttttttttttttttttccttcgttGATAACATTTACcttgaaactttgaaaataaCGCTATACCCCCACTTTGGATTTAAGGTCTATGGTGAAGACCAATGGTATTTGATTGAAGATGATAGCTATGCTTCCCTCCTTTCTATTTGTCTTGAAAAGCAAGAGAAAGTAAACCAACAACTGGTTGAGGTACAAGCCAACCAATTGCCTGAGAATCAAAATGAAGTGATGGTTGAGGATCAGAACCAAGAAATAGCTGGAAAAGAACAACCTAACCAACtggttcaagaacaagaagaagaaaatgtgaTTTGTTGATTCATTGTTGTGATTCGTTTTGCTTGCATGATCAGAAACTATTACAGGTTTCTTGAACTTGGTATACCCAGATGCTACTTAACTTGCAGtatgattttcttttgtaatacaGGAGCAGGAGCAGGTGCAGGTGCAGGACATGGATGTTGAGCATGAAAGAGACCAAGCTCATGAGTTATCAATCACTAGCGAAGCAGTCATGGACCCATCATCTGCAAATGTGATTTGTTGCTTCATTGTTGTGATTCGTGTTGCTTGCTTGATCAGAAACTATTACTGGTTTCTTGAACTTGGTATATCCAGGTGCTATTTAACTTGCAGTATGATCCATCTTTTGTAATACAGGAGCAGGAGCTGGTGCAGGACATGGATGTTGAGCATGGAAGAGACCAAGCTCATGAGTTATCAATCACTAGCGAAGCAGTCATAGACCCATCATCTGCAACTTTTCATTTGGGAGAAGCATCAGCAGATTTTGCATCATGTCCTGTTGAAGGTAGTAAAAGCTTTTACTCATTGCCATTAACAATCTCAACACATGAAACATTCTTCTACTGAGGTCGAAATAATTTATTAGGTGTCGAGAATCTTCACTGTGGATGGCTAagtgaggaggaggaagagacgGATCCAAAGGAGGatagtgatggtgatgatgatgagatcattAGACTAAAGAACCTCTTTGTGAAGAACTAAAAGAGCTTCTCATGCAAGTACGTGGacagaagaggaggaggagagaaacgAGGTGGGACAAGTGAAGGAATCATGAGCTCCTGTAATTAGAATTGAAATACATATTAGGAAGCTAAGNNNNNNNNNNNNNNNNNNNNNNNNNNNNNNNNNNNNNNNNNNNNNNNNNNNNNNNNNNNNNNNNNNNTGCCATTAACAATCTCAACACATGAAACATTCTTCTACTGAGGTCGAAATAATTTATTAGGTGTCGAGAATCTTCACTGTGGATGGCTAagtgaggaggaggaagagacgGATCCAAAGGAGGatagtgatggtgatgatgatgagatcattAGACTAAAGAACCTCTTTGTGAAGAACTAAAAGAGCTTCTCATGCAAGTACGTGGacagaagaggaggaggagagaaacgAGGTGGGACAAGTGAAGGAATCATGAGCTCCTGTAATTAGAATTGAAATACATATTAGGAAGCTAAGAAGTAGTAACTACTAAACTCTAGCAAGTTAGTATTGGGGGGTAAACAGGTGAAAGGACCCATCTTGGCATCTTTGGGTGGGTCTTCTCGAGATATTATTGGTTTTTAATATAAGTAATTGATGAACTTAAAATGCAAATTTTCTTGATCacttagagcatctccaatggtactctatttttatctctataa
The sequence above is drawn from the Camelina sativa cultivar DH55 chromosome 4, Cs, whole genome shotgun sequence genome and encodes:
- the LOC104782465 gene encoding auxin transporter-like protein 1; translated protein: MSIKGTEEGIMENETEERGDESSMKSFLWHGGSVYDAWFSCASNQVAQVLLTLPYSFSQMGMASGVVLQILYGFMGSWTAYLISVLYVEYRSRKEKQNVNFNNHVIQWFEVLDGLLGPYWKAIGLTFNCTFLLFGSVIQLIACASNIYYINDKLDKRTWTYIFGACCATTVFIPSFHNYRIWSFLGLGMTTYTAWYLTIAAIVHGQVEGVTHSGPTKLVLYFTGATNILYTFGGHAVTVEIMHAMWRPRKFKYIYLLATLYVFTLTIPSAISVYWAFGDQLLTHANAFSLLPNSPWRDAAVILMLIHQFITFGFACTPLYFVWEKVIGMHETNSILLRAVTRLPVVIPIWFLAIIFPFFGPINSAVGALLVTFTVYIIPSLAHILTYRSAYSRLNAAEKPPAVIGGWRGAYVVNVVVVVWVLVVGFGLGGWASMTNFIKQVDTFGLFAKCYQCPPPRPHH